One segment of Clostridium ljungdahlii DSM 13528 DNA contains the following:
- a CDS encoding PadR family transcriptional regulator, protein MDNSTPLTEASFYILLATQKPNHGYGIIQDVSKMTDGRVTLGPGTLYGAINSMLKKGWISLYSEDTKSRKKKEYLLTDMGTEVLKKEVNRLEELINNAKRWMIRGV, encoded by the coding sequence TTGGACAATAGTACACCTTTAACAGAGGCTTCATTTTATATTTTATTGGCGACACAAAAACCAAACCATGGATATGGAATTATTCAAGATGTGAGCAAAATGACAGATGGAAGGGTAACGTTGGGGCCAGGGACTTTATATGGTGCTATTAATTCAATGCTTAAAAAAGGATGGATTAGTTTATATAGTGAGGATACAAAATCAAGAAAAAAAAAGGAATATCTCCTTACAGATATGGGGACAGAAGTATTAAAAAAAGAAGTCAATAGGCTGGAAGAACTTATAAACAACGCTAAAAGATGGATGATTAGGGGGGTATAA
- a CDS encoding site-2 protease family protein, with protein sequence MFLMFVPFKLYKELQIIGKKNLNKKLDVRKMLFNTLIISFTVLILGFAINFKYAVGYLSILIVHELGHYITAKFLKLNVTFGGFTPIGAYITHEDPKNCKENALITLGGPLLGGILGLICYIIYYITGDYTFLALSFTAITINLSNLIPVKPLDGGHIVESISPILCYIGFPFLIYLFISVNNLKSKVILLFIMAAGAYQTYNFTIKYKTDSYYKVDKHSKIIFIIIYSLLVLSLAGSAIYIYNAFDYKCIFKNISRYK encoded by the coding sequence ATGTTTTTAATGTTTGTTCCATTTAAATTATATAAGGAGCTACAAATAATAGGAAAAAAGAATTTAAATAAGAAGCTAGATGTTAGAAAAATGTTATTCAATACTTTAATAATTTCTTTCACAGTTTTAATATTAGGATTTGCTATAAATTTTAAATATGCAGTAGGATATCTATCTATTCTTATTGTCCATGAACTGGGCCATTACATTACAGCAAAGTTTTTGAAACTGAATGTCACTTTTGGAGGGTTCACCCCTATTGGAGCATATATAACTCATGAAGATCCTAAGAATTGCAAAGAAAATGCACTTATTACACTGGGAGGACCATTATTGGGAGGGATACTTGGTCTTATTTGCTATATAATTTATTATATTACAGGAGACTATACCTTTTTAGCATTGAGTTTCACTGCAATAACAATAAATTTGAGTAATTTAATACCTGTAAAGCCTCTTGATGGCGGACATATAGTTGAATCAATATCTCCTATTCTATGTTATATTGGATTTCCATTTTTAATATATCTATTTATATCAGTAAATAATTTAAAAAGTAAGGTAATATTACTTTTTATTATGGCAGCAGGTGCTTATCAAACGTATAATTTTACCATTAAGTATAAAACAGATTCTTATTATAAAGTGGACAAACATAGTAAAATAATTTTTATAATCATATATAGCCTATTGGTATTATCTTTAGCTGGAAGTGCAATATACATTTATAACGCCTTTGATTATAAATGTATATTTAAAAATATCTCCAGGTATAAATAA
- a CDS encoding type 1 glutamine amidotransferase family protein yields MKNTVYLYVFDTMADWEIGYLSTEINSGRYYKKGLMPLKVVTVGITKTPITTMGGLKILPEIELKECSVKDAAALILPGGNTWTEAIHSPIIRMAEKYLEKGIVVGAICGATIGLAMGGVLNKRAHTSNDLGYLKMVCPSYDGEKYYKQECVVTDGSLITASGIAPLEFALHILKILDVFLPQTLDSWYNLYKTQESKYFFELMSSIQ; encoded by the coding sequence ATGAAGAATACAGTATATCTTTATGTATTTGATACAATGGCAGACTGGGAAATAGGTTATTTGAGCACTGAAATCAATTCGGGAAGGTACTACAAAAAGGGATTAATGCCGCTAAAAGTAGTAACTGTAGGAATTACCAAGACCCCTATTACTACAATGGGAGGTCTGAAAATATTGCCAGAAATTGAACTTAAGGAGTGTAGTGTTAAAGATGCTGCTGCTTTGATTCTACCTGGTGGGAATACATGGACAGAAGCAATTCATTCTCCCATTATAAGAATGGCTGAAAAATATTTAGAGAAAGGTATTGTTGTAGGGGCAATTTGTGGTGCTACAATAGGACTTGCTATGGGGGGAGTATTGAATAAGCGAGCTCATACAAGCAATGACTTGGGGTATCTTAAAATGGTCTGCCCAAGCTATGATGGAGAAAAGTATTATAAGCAGGAATGTGTAGTAACTGATGGAAGTTTGATTACTGCTTCTGGAATAGCTCCCCTTGAATTTGCTTTGCATATATTGAAAATTCTAGATGTGTTCTTACCGCAAACCCTAGATTCCTGGTACAATCTTTATAAAACCCAAGAGTCAAAATATTTCTTTGAGTTGATGAGCTCAATTCAATAA
- a CDS encoding cell wall-binding repeat-containing protein, which translates to MDCTKSTVSRQQKIDFFTLMRVFLFMFSAILLTFIYYNPVKASVTSDIYGSGSSYYGSPMAITKASNGDMYCAFAVQGNVKGGSGTIDYKIYKYVPSTNIWTSIVSLNSKVGLNQDSDYYDGISMLIDSSGILNIAVVENGTVLNTDNHLYCKYNKGLCFGKYNTNSGTWDGSFNAIETQALSDGSLSVTHYQYEYTKMQINASGNITLAYIKRNSNNTSDSYIVVKSGANSNSTWSQVKELPLNLSSGESVSIKYLVSDALGKFSIIYTITRSNGNDVYALAYPYDNPNQILDGSTKGCGYDIYGAVTNSAGNIYLAYTDSLNGGNGIVFNTGDDGAWVTSPIEAKDILSCNCGDLGDLVIDANDNMYFISEVYDPDSWQINGLYFYGMKAGSSQWTKGKMDIDSLNYLKDAANQYSITIYPIIPQTDKLMVHYFDNTSLSYGFITGDVNDFFPSSSSNVATVTSDSYTVSAGGTADESITNVPYGTTKADFIAALTKGESHESFDEASLHDPVVSGDKLVVTAEDGTTKVTYTVTVNPEPIAANASNNTISLDGDSIAAGGTVIITAGGDRQEEAGSVVGDERYIPSTWTSTESGKSGNFELSDDIYTSSYQSDTPGSYTITANYKKQKWNGSAWEDIAGAVDSKDVTLTVSEVTVTIGTDDLPPAGTVGVPYTQYTFTAAGGTGNKTYYVTAGNLPAGLNLSEDGVLSGTPTEAGTKTFTVTVNDDGVCEPSDSHEFTITVSPAKSTVAIVTSTSYTVSAGGKADESITNVPYGTTKADFIAAITKGESHESFDEALLHDTIVSGDKLVVMAEDGTTKVTYTITVNPAPTAANASNNTVDLSTSSITAGGTITITASGDRQEVAGSIVGDERYIPNTWTSTELGKGGSFSFNGTSYNANYVTGTVGSYTIIVTYKKQSWNGSSWVDSLGISDSKNITLTVSGVTVTIGIDDLPPAGTVGVPYTQYTFTAAGGTGNKTYYVTAGNLPAGLNLSEDGVLSGTPTEAGTKTFTVTVNDDGVCEPSDSHEFTITVNPAKSTVATVTSDSYTVSAGDTGDETITNVPNGTTKAEFIAAIAKGESHESFDEALLHDTVVSGDKLVVTAEDGITKATYTITVNPAKSTVATVTSISYTVSAAGTADEGITNVPYGTTKAEFIAALTKGESHESFDEASLHDLVATGDKIVVTAEDGTTKVTYTVTVNAATAPEVFTVNQPTSADNGVNDDGKSSVTVTWTDSITAAVDHYEIVAKVGAAPEVSDTVAGETSIAKGIQTAAFDWTAGENLYVGVVAVDANGLKTLCSGTIENVTVEADGHTASKSTTATVTSTSYTVSAGGTSDETITNVPYGTTKAEFIAALTKGESHESFDEASLHDPVVSGDKIVVTAEDGTTKVTYTVTVNPAKSTVATVTSNSYTVSAGGTANETITNVPYGTLKAAFQLALIKGNANQTWDVSALSDTVVSGDKIVVTAEDGTTKVTYTVTVNPAKSTVATVTSGSYTVSAGGTGDETITNVPYGTTKAEFIAALTKGEYHENFDEALLHDPVVSGDKIVVTAEDGTTKVTYTVTVNAIVPPDPTPVETTGSVVDDSGKPVQGIKAQVTTETDGTKTVAVKSQDAIVLRTPDGTVSPLADISGLSFSTTGNTNVTLSSDGTIKVKDLANGTQSKINVTLDVGNGQKIIIGTIDVKVSESGAVSITSTLIDPYGIITDSVTGKIIDGANLTLYYANTDRNKANGKTPDTAVSLPIIDDFKPNKNKNPQVSDASGAYGFMVFPNTDYYITVDKEGYDKYTSPTISVGQEIVKFDVKMNKSVSSSSGGSGGSGGSSSTPANVQLERISGQSRVDTAIAIAKAAYKDKVSNVILASSGDYPDALAGSVLAHKLKAPILLVGNSMEDREKVLAYLKENMDQAGNIYILGGNCAVDPDVEEKLEADGFKNIQRLGGKDRYETNAKINDMLAVKERTPVIIVSGENYPDAISVSSAAAANQYPILLVKKNEISDYVRKKISDIKPDKIYIIGLQGAVSDTVENQVVQTAGIDKSKVVRIGGTDRFQTSLNVAKYFSSNADIVCAASGNNFPDALAGSTYAANSNAPILLINTSLSNEENLFLQSLKLKEVTIFGGTGAVSKDVENDLSKITGK; encoded by the coding sequence ATGGACTGTACAAAAAGTACAGTATCTAGACAGCAAAAAATAGATTTTTTTACTTTAATGAGAGTTTTTTTATTTATGTTTAGTGCTATTTTACTAACATTTATATATTATAACCCGGTTAAGGCATCCGTAACCTCTGACATTTATGGTTCGGGAAGTTCTTACTATGGAAGTCCGATGGCAATTACAAAAGCATCAAATGGTGATATGTATTGTGCTTTTGCTGTACAAGGAAATGTAAAAGGCGGTTCTGGTACCATTGACTACAAGATATATAAATATGTTCCATCTACTAATATATGGACAAGTATTGTTAGTTTAAACTCAAAAGTAGGGCTAAACCAAGATAGCGATTATTATGATGGAATTTCTATGCTCATAGATTCATCTGGAATTTTAAATATTGCAGTTGTTGAGAATGGAACAGTTCTCAATACTGACAATCATTTGTATTGCAAATACAATAAAGGTCTATGTTTTGGAAAATACAACACAAATTCAGGAACATGGGATGGATCTTTTAATGCAATTGAAACACAAGCTCTTAGTGATGGGTCACTTTCAGTTACACATTATCAGTATGAATATACTAAAATGCAAATAAATGCTTCTGGTAATATTACTTTAGCATATATAAAAAGAAATAGTAATAATACTTCAGACAGCTATATCGTTGTTAAATCTGGTGCAAATTCAAATAGTACGTGGTCACAAGTTAAAGAATTACCCTTGAATTTATCTTCTGGTGAATCAGTAAGCATAAAGTATCTTGTCAGTGATGCCTTAGGAAAATTTAGCATTATTTATACTATAACAAGAAGCAATGGTAATGATGTATATGCTCTTGCTTATCCATATGATAATCCCAATCAAATACTTGATGGCTCTACAAAAGGATGTGGATATGATATTTATGGTGCGGTTACGAATTCGGCAGGTAATATATACTTAGCGTATACTGATAGTTTAAATGGGGGAAATGGAATCGTTTTCAATACAGGAGATGATGGTGCATGGGTAACATCCCCCATAGAAGCTAAAGATATACTTTCTTGTAATTGTGGAGACCTTGGAGATCTAGTAATTGATGCAAATGATAATATGTATTTTATTTCGGAAGTATATGATCCTGATAGTTGGCAAATAAACGGGCTATACTTTTATGGCATGAAAGCAGGAAGTAGTCAATGGACAAAAGGTAAAATGGATATTGACAGCCTAAATTATCTTAAAGATGCAGCAAATCAATATAGCATTACCATATATCCAATTATACCTCAAACAGATAAATTAATGGTTCATTATTTTGATAACACTAGTTTGAGTTATGGCTTTATTACAGGAGATGTAAATGATTTTTTCCCTAGTTCATCAAGTAATGTAGCAACGGTGACATCAGACAGCTATACAGTAAGTGCAGGAGGAACGGCAGATGAGAGTATAACAAATGTACCATATGGGACAACAAAAGCAGACTTTATAGCAGCACTGACAAAGGGAGAATCTCATGAGAGCTTTGATGAAGCATCACTGCATGACCCAGTGGTAAGTGGAGACAAGCTAGTAGTAACAGCAGAAGATGGAACGACAAAGGTGACGTATACAGTAACAGTAAATCCTGAACCAATTGCTGCAAATGCATCGAATAACACAATAAGTTTGGATGGAGACAGTATAGCTGCTGGAGGAACAGTAATAATAACAGCAGGAGGAGATAGGCAGGAAGAAGCAGGATCAGTAGTTGGTGATGAGAGATATATACCAAGTACGTGGACGTCTACAGAATCAGGTAAAAGTGGAAACTTTGAATTGAGTGATGATATTTATACATCATCATACCAATCAGATACACCTGGAAGCTATACAATAACAGCAAATTATAAAAAGCAGAAATGGAATGGAAGTGCATGGGAAGATATTGCTGGAGCAGTAGACAGCAAGGATGTAACCTTAACAGTAAGTGAAGTAACGGTGACAATAGGAACAGATGACCTGCCGCCAGCAGGAACAGTAGGAGTTCCATATACTCAATACACATTTACAGCAGCTGGGGGAACAGGAAACAAAACTTACTATGTAACAGCAGGAAACCTACCAGCAGGATTGAACCTTTCAGAAGATGGAGTTTTGTCAGGAACTCCAACGGAAGCAGGAACAAAAACATTTACAGTGACGGTAAATGATGATGGAGTGTGTGAGCCATCGGATAGTCATGAATTTACAATTACAGTGAGTCCTGCAAAAAGTACGGTAGCAATAGTGACATCTACAAGCTACACAGTAAGCGCAGGAGGAAAGGCAGATGAGAGTATAACAAATGTACCATATGGGACAACAAAAGCAGACTTCATAGCAGCCATAACTAAGGGAGAATCTCATGAGAGCTTTGATGAAGCATTACTGCATGACACTATAGTAAGTGGAGACAAACTAGTAGTTATGGCAGAAGATGGAACAACAAAGGTAACATACACAATTACAGTGAATCCAGCACCAACTGCTGCAAATGCATCGAATAATACAGTAGACTTAAGTACTAGTAGTATAACAGCAGGTGGAACTATAACCATAACAGCATCAGGAGATAGACAGGAAGTGGCAGGATCAATAGTTGGAGACGAGAGATATATACCAAATACGTGGACATCTACAGAATTAGGAAAAGGTGGTAGCTTTAGTTTTAATGGGACAAGTTATAATGCAAATTATGTAACAGGTACTGTGGGAAGTTATACAATAATTGTAACTTATAAAAAGCAAAGCTGGAATGGAAGCAGCTGGGTAGATAGTTTAGGAATATCAGACAGCAAGAACATAACCTTAACAGTAAGTGGAGTGACGGTGACAATAGGAATAGATGACCTGCCGCCAGCAGGAACAGTAGGAGTTCCGTATACTCAATACACATTTACAGCAGCTGGGGGAACAGGAAACAAAACTTACTATGTAACAGCAGGAAACCTACCAGCAGGATTGAACCTTTCAGAAGATGGAGTTTTGTCAGGAACGCCAACGGAAGCAGGAACAAAAACATTTACAGTGACGGTAAATGATGATGGAGTGTGTGAACCATCAGATAGTCATGAATTTACAATTACAGTGAATCCTGCAAAGAGCACGGTAGCAACGGTAACATCAGACAGTTATACAGTAAGTGCAGGAGATACAGGAGATGAAACAATAACAAACGTACCAAATGGGACAACAAAGGCAGAGTTTATAGCAGCCATAGCTAAGGGAGAATCCCATGAGAGTTTTGACGAAGCATTACTGCATGACACTGTAGTAAGTGGAGATAAGCTAGTAGTGACGGCAGAAGATGGAATAACGAAAGCGACATACACAATTACAGTGAACCCTGCAAAGAGCACAGTAGCAACAGTGACATCCATAAGTTATACAGTAAGTGCAGCAGGTACAGCAGATGAAGGCATAACAAATGTACCATATGGAACAACAAAAGCAGAGTTTATAGCAGCACTTACTAAGGGAGAATCCCATGAGAGTTTTGATGAAGCATCACTGCATGATCTGGTAGCAACTGGAGATAAGATAGTAGTAACAGCAGAGGATGGAACGACAAAGGTGACGTATACAGTAACAGTAAATGCGGCAACAGCACCTGAAGTATTTACTGTAAACCAGCCAACAAGTGCAGATAATGGAGTAAATGATGATGGAAAAAGTAGTGTAACAGTAACCTGGACAGATTCGATAACAGCAGCAGTAGATCACTATGAAATAGTAGCAAAGGTAGGAGCTGCACCAGAAGTTAGTGATACAGTGGCAGGAGAGACAAGTATAGCAAAAGGAATACAGACAGCTGCCTTTGACTGGACAGCAGGGGAAAACTTATATGTAGGAGTGGTAGCAGTAGATGCAAATGGGTTAAAGACACTATGCAGCGGAACAATAGAGAATGTAACGGTAGAAGCAGACGGACATACAGCATCAAAGAGCACTACAGCAACGGTAACATCTACAAGTTACACAGTAAGTGCAGGAGGAACGTCAGATGAAACAATAACAAATGTACCATATGGGACAACAAAAGCAGAGTTTATAGCAGCACTGACAAAGGGAGAATCCCATGAGAGCTTTGATGAAGCATCACTGCATGATCCTGTAGTAAGCGGAGATAAGATAGTAGTAACAGCAGAAGATGGAACAACAAAGGTAACATATACGGTAACAGTGAACCCTGCGAAGAGCACGGTAGCGACAGTGACATCAAACAGCTATACAGTAAGTGCAGGAGGAACAGCAAATGAAACAATAACAAATGTACCTTATGGGACATTAAAAGCAGCATTTCAATTGGCCTTAATAAAAGGAAATGCAAATCAGACTTGGGATGTATCAGCGTTATCAGACACTGTAGTAAGTGGAGACAAGATAGTAGTAACAGCGGAGGATGGAACAACGAAGGTGACATATACGGTAACAGTGAATCCTGCGAAGAGCACGGTAGCAACAGTAACATCAGGCAGTTACACAGTAAGTGCAGGAGGAACAGGAGATGAAACAATAACAAATGTGCCGTATGGGACAACAAAAGCAGAGTTTATAGCAGCACTGACAAAGGGAGAATACCATGAAAACTTTGACGAAGCATTATTGCATGATCCTGTAGTAAGTGGAGATAAGATAGTAGTGACAGCAGAAGATGGAACAACGAAGGTGACATATACGGTAACTGTAAATGCTATAGTACCACCAGACCCAACACCTGTAGAAACAACAGGTAGTGTAGTAGATGACTCTGGCAAACCTGTTCAGGGAATAAAAGCACAAGTAACTACAGAAACAGATGGAACTAAAACTGTGGCAGTAAAGTCTCAGGATGCTATAGTATTAAGGACACCAGATGGTACAGTATCACCTTTAGCGGATATTTCAGGGTTAAGTTTTTCAACAACAGGAAATACTAATGTTACATTGTCATCGGATGGAACTATTAAAGTTAAAGATTTAGCAAATGGTACACAATCAAAAATAAATGTAACGCTTGATGTTGGCAATGGTCAGAAGATTATTATTGGAACGATTGATGTAAAAGTTTCTGAAAGTGGAGCTGTAAGTATAACTAGTACGCTAATTGACCCTTATGGAATAATAACGGATTCAGTTACAGGAAAGATAATTGATGGAGCAAACTTAACGCTTTATTATGCAAATACAGATAGAAACAAGGCAAATGGGAAAACTCCAGATACAGCAGTATCGCTTCCAATTATAGATGATTTTAAGCCAAATAAAAATAAAAATCCACAAGTGAGTGATGCTAGTGGGGCGTATGGCTTTATGGTATTCCCTAATACGGATTACTATATAACAGTAGATAAAGAAGGATATGACAAATATACAAGTCCTACCATTTCTGTAGGACAGGAAATTGTGAAATTTGATGTCAAAATGAATAAATCGGTATCTTCTTCAAGTGGAGGATCAGGCGGCAGTGGAGGTTCATCATCAACACCAGCTAATGTACAATTAGAGAGAATATCAGGACAAAGCAGGGTTGATACAGCTATAGCAATTGCTAAAGCAGCTTATAAGGATAAAGTTTCAAATGTAATACTTGCATCGTCAGGTGATTATCCGGATGCGTTAGCAGGAAGTGTACTGGCACATAAGCTAAAGGCACCAATACTACTTGTTGGAAACAGCATGGAGGATAGAGAAAAAGTATTAGCTTATTTGAAGGAAAACATGGATCAAGCAGGAAATATATATATTCTTGGAGGAAATTGTGCAGTAGATCCAGATGTAGAAGAAAAATTGGAGGCGGATGGCTTTAAGAATATCCAGAGATTAGGTGGTAAGGACAGATATGAAACGAATGCAAAAATTAATGATATGCTAGCAGTAAAAGAAAGGACACCAGTAATTATTGTATCAGGAGAAAATTATCCAGATGCAATATCAGTAAGTAGTGCAGCAGCGGCAAATCAGTACCCTATATTATTGGTGAAAAAAAATGAAATATCTGATTACGTAAGAAAAAAGATTTCAGATATAAAACCAGATAAGATATATATTATAGGGCTGCAAGGAGCTGTAAGTGATACAGTAGAAAATCAAGTTGTCCAAACTGCAGGTATAGATAAGTCAAAGGTAGTGAGAATAGGTGGAACAGATAGATTTCAAACTTCTCTTAATGTTGCGAAGTATTTTAGTTCGAATGCAGATATAGTATGTGCAGCATCAGGTAATAATTTTCCAGATGCGTTAGCAGGAAGCACTTATGCAGCAAATAGCAATGCACCAATATTGTTAATTAATACTAGCTTAAGTAATGAAGAAAATTTATTTTTGCAAAGCTTAAAGCTAAAAGAAGTAACTATTTTTGGTGGAACAGGAGCAGTAAGCAAGGACGTTGAAAATGATTTATCAAAGATAACTGGCAAGTAA
- a CDS encoding LytR/AlgR family response regulator transcription factor → MLEIFICDDNKSYRDKIKQIIENTILRESLDLHISICTDSPIELLKYVEDHTATGIYFLDVDLKSNMNGIKLGEKIRDLDPFGFIIFTTIHMEMSYLVFKYKVEAMDYVAKDEDDFKARVTSCLMKAYNIYTRENLSEGYIKVNEDSRIINIKLSDILFIETSSTPHKIRVHEENRQIEFYGNLKDMEQKLTSNFYRCHKSYIVNKNKIDEIDLKNNKIIMVNGEECFVSFRYKRGLIK, encoded by the coding sequence ATGCTGGAAATATTTATTTGTGACGACAATAAATCTTATAGAGATAAAATTAAACAAATTATTGAAAACACTATTTTGAGGGAATCTTTAGATTTGCATATATCCATCTGCACTGACAGCCCAATAGAGCTATTAAAGTATGTAGAAGATCATACAGCAACTGGAATTTACTTTCTGGATGTTGATTTAAAAAGTAATATGAATGGAATAAAGCTTGGTGAAAAGATAAGGGACTTAGACCCCTTTGGATTCATAATATTTACAACTATCCATATGGAAATGAGCTATCTTGTCTTTAAATACAAAGTTGAAGCAATGGACTATGTTGCTAAAGACGAAGATGATTTTAAAGCACGGGTAACAAGTTGTCTTATGAAGGCTTATAACATTTATACTAGAGAAAATCTTAGTGAAGGATATATTAAAGTAAATGAAGATTCTAGAATAATAAATATAAAGCTGTCTGATATCCTATTTATTGAGACAAGCAGTACCCCCCATAAGATAAGGGTACATGAGGAAAATAGACAAATAGAGTTTTATGGAAATCTTAAAGATATGGAGCAAAAACTAACTTCAAACTTTTACAGGTGCCATAAGTCCTATATTGTAAATAAAAACAAGATTGATGAAATAGATCTGAAAAATAACAAAATCATTATGGTAAATGGAGAAGAATGTTTTGTTTCTTTTAGATACAAGAGAGGCCTTATAAAATGA
- a CDS encoding sensor histidine kinase, producing MIIKKFPISKLFTDVIFSSLQISLLCCISIYILFKDKVTLNVMKKYFVISFIIGMVLQTGSYTIILPIFTILIIFLLKNSKDIKSTIEILITIFTIYFINIMYNGILKLDVYKTISFKNYIVELIIILFFTLLIYIIKKHIPCKLRKSRKTSLQQIRYRMILTISIPIALSIFFIYPLVDSVNYFGIYFITECYLPLGIPLISIILILIIIYNYDKSLKIEIDLKREIEEKYRIEEYAHVVEEMYSETRKFKHDYINMLIPLKEYIDTSNVNDLKDFFYDNVLNIDKDIKWNNTNIDKLKHIKILPLKALISTKLIKALSSRINIKVEIVEDISQIYMNIMDLCRILGILLDNAIEASMKCDLPKLYFCICVKKDYVVIAVHNNFGNTKPVIHKIYEKGFSTKGDGRGLGLYILKDTIDTKYNNVFINTSVEDNMFIQELWIKNIHGTS from the coding sequence ATGATTATCAAAAAATTCCCTATAAGTAAGCTTTTTACAGACGTGATCTTCTCTTCACTGCAAATTAGTTTATTATGTTGTATTTCAATATACATATTATTTAAAGATAAAGTTACCTTAAATGTAATGAAAAAGTACTTTGTCATATCTTTTATAATTGGAATGGTGCTTCAAACTGGTTCATATACCATAATACTCCCTATCTTTACAATACTAATAATATTTTTATTAAAAAATAGTAAAGACATCAAAAGTACTATAGAAATACTCATAACCATTTTTACAATATACTTTATTAACATCATGTATAATGGAATTTTAAAATTAGATGTTTATAAAACAATATCTTTTAAAAATTACATTGTTGAACTCATAATTATTCTATTTTTTACACTTTTAATATATATAATTAAAAAGCATATTCCATGTAAACTTAGAAAATCAAGAAAAACTTCACTACAGCAAATAAGATATAGAATGATTCTAACTATAAGTATTCCTATAGCTTTAAGTATATTCTTTATTTATCCTCTGGTAGATTCAGTAAATTATTTTGGAATATATTTTATAACTGAATGCTATCTTCCTCTTGGAATTCCTCTTATTTCAATAATACTCATACTTATAATAATTTATAATTATGACAAGAGTTTAAAAATTGAAATTGATTTAAAAAGAGAAATTGAAGAAAAATATAGAATAGAAGAATATGCACATGTAGTTGAAGAAATGTACAGTGAAACGAGAAAATTCAAGCATGATTACATAAATATGCTTATTCCTCTTAAGGAATATATAGATACTTCTAATGTCAATGATCTCAAGGATTTCTTTTATGATAATGTACTCAACATAGACAAAGATATAAAGTGGAATAACACAAATATAGATAAGTTAAAACATATTAAGATACTGCCTTTAAAGGCCCTGATTTCTACAAAACTAATAAAAGCATTATCCTCAAGAATAAATATAAAAGTAGAAATAGTAGAAGATATATCTCAAATATATATGAACATAATGGATTTATGCAGGATACTTGGAATACTTTTGGATAATGCAATAGAAGCATCTATGAAATGTGATTTGCCTAAGCTATATTTCTGCATTTGTGTAAAAAAGGATTATGTAGTTATAGCAGTTCACAATAACTTTGGGAATACAAAACCAGTGATACACAAAATATATGAAAAAGGTTTTTCAACTAAAGGAGATGGAAGAGGCCTTGGCTTATATATCTTAAAAGATACTATAGATACAAAATACAATAATGTATTTATAAATACATCCGTTGAGGACAATATGTTTATACAGGAATTATGGATTAAGAATATACATGGGACATCCTAA
- a CDS encoding ABC transporter ATP-binding protein: MEPILEVKNLSKYYKNKKVIDNINIKVFKGDIYGFIGPNGAGKTTTIKTILRLLKPSSGEVFIDGKNVFKNGENNPSDIGAMIDYPSFYNNLSGYKNLMLYANVLNLSKERVYEVLELVKLMDDKDKKVSNYSMGMKQRLAVARAFLSKPKIVILDEPTNGLDPEGVRDMRNLINKLARENDTTFIYCSHILNEVQNICNRVAMINKGRIIIEDSMKNLLNSSNSLEDYFMKAVGL, from the coding sequence ATGGAACCAATTTTAGAAGTAAAAAATTTAAGTAAATATTATAAAAATAAAAAAGTAATTGACAACATCAATATAAAGGTATTCAAAGGAGACATCTATGGTTTTATAGGTCCAAATGGAGCTGGAAAAACAACAACTATAAAAACTATTTTACGTTTACTAAAACCTTCAAGTGGTGAAGTCTTCATAGATGGCAAAAATGTATTTAAAAATGGAGAAAACAATCCTTCAGATATAGGAGCTATGATAGACTATCCAAGCTTTTACAACAACTTATCTGGATATAAAAATTTAATGCTCTATGCAAATGTCCTGAATCTAAGCAAAGAAAGAGTTTATGAGGTTTTGGAATTAGTAAAATTAATGGATGATAAAGATAAAAAAGTAAGCAATTATTCTATGGGAATGAAGCAGAGGCTTGCAGTGGCAAGAGCATTTTTATCAAAGCCCAAAATTGTAATATTAGATGAACCAACTAATGGCCTTGACCCGGAAGGAGTAAGAGATATGAGAAATTTAATTAACAAATTAGCTAGGGAAAATGATACAACTTTCATATACTGTTCTCACATTTTAAATGAAGTACAAAATATATGTAATAGAGTTGCAATGATAAATAAAGGCAGAATAATTATTGAAGATTCTATGAAAAATCTGCTTAATAGTAGTAACTCTTTAGAAGATTATTTTATGAAAGCAGTAGGACTTTAA